A genomic window from Aerosakkonema funiforme FACHB-1375 includes:
- a CDS encoding glycosyltransferase family 4 protein translates to MRIAVIGAKGLPAKQGGIEHHCEEIYTRMVKEGHEVDLFARSSYTGSNSVDTYNVGGVRVVSLPCLKAGGMDALLSSALGAMASLGKEYDIIHFHALGPSLFTWLPKFTTNAKIVVTCHGLDWQRAKWSRNIKKLIQFGERAAVRFADEIIVVSEDLRSYFKKTYDRETLYIPNAASCLGKSDPHFSFGTSLGLEQGRYILFLGRLVPEKCPDLLIQAFQKLRPQGWKLALVGATSDTPHFTAELDNLAAHDKDIVFTGELKGERLAEIIRGAGLFALPSQLEGLPLAMLEAMQEGIPVLASDIPVHKQLVSNNRGVLFPVGDLDCCVRRLDWAIHHPEEMAVMASNAQKYVQQNYNWDRITDETLGLYKSLLPIAVSPITTPEVTNILVKAEC, encoded by the coding sequence ATGAGAATAGCTGTAATTGGTGCTAAAGGCTTGCCCGCAAAACAAGGTGGTATCGAGCATCACTGCGAAGAAATCTACACCCGCATGGTTAAAGAAGGCCACGAAGTCGATCTGTTCGCTCGCTCCTCCTATACCGGCTCGAATTCAGTAGATACTTACAACGTTGGCGGCGTTCGCGTAGTCTCCTTACCTTGCTTGAAAGCAGGCGGAATGGATGCGCTGCTGAGTTCCGCGCTCGGAGCGATGGCTTCCCTTGGCAAGGAATACGATATCATCCACTTCCACGCTTTAGGGCCATCCCTCTTCACCTGGCTGCCAAAATTTACCACCAATGCCAAAATAGTCGTCACCTGTCACGGTCTAGACTGGCAACGCGCCAAATGGAGCAGAAATATTAAAAAACTTATACAATTTGGCGAGCGAGCTGCTGTTCGGTTTGCAGATGAGATAATAGTCGTCTCAGAAGATTTGCGCTCTTACTTTAAGAAAACCTACGACAGAGAAACGCTCTACATTCCCAACGCCGCCTCTTGCTTGGGTAAATCCGACCCGCATTTTTCTTTCGGCACATCTCTTGGCTTGGAGCAGGGGCGCTACATTCTCTTCCTGGGCAGACTCGTACCCGAAAAGTGCCCCGACTTGCTCATCCAAGCCTTCCAAAAGCTTCGCCCACAAGGATGGAAACTCGCTCTGGTCGGTGCTACCAGCGATACTCCCCATTTCACTGCCGAGTTAGATAATCTAGCAGCACACGATAAAGATATCGTATTCACCGGCGAACTCAAAGGAGAGCGTTTGGCAGAAATTATTCGAGGTGCGGGATTATTTGCCCTGCCTTCTCAGCTAGAAGGATTACCCCTCGCTATGCTAGAGGCTATGCAGGAAGGTATCCCCGTACTGGCAAGTGACATCCCCGTACACAAGCAACTTGTATCTAACAACCGAGGTGTGCTTTTCCCTGTTGGAGATTTAGACTGCTGCGTTCGTCGCTTAGATTGGGCAATCCATCACCCGGAGGAAATGGCGGTAATGGCTAGCAATGCCCAAAAGTACGTACAGCAAAACTATAACTGGGATAGAATTACCGACGAAACCTTGGGATTGTACAAATCGCTCTTGCCGATTGCGGTTTCACCAATCACAACGCCCGAAGTTACGAACATACTCGTCAAGGCAGAATGTTAG
- a CDS encoding glycosyltransferase translates to MIKPVLTVFYQFNPWHSSIGGIQTVIKNFVKYAPSEFEVRLVGTGHEEQHLRVGEWHEAELAGKAIKFMPLFNLKDDNVRRLIPTTIKYAAALCGRNLASDFMHFHRLEPTLAALNWPGEKALFIHNDINKQMNSAGGKDAIAWRYLPAAYFAIERLVLGQFSQIFSCNTESAQLYRQRYPEIADRVSYVKNTVDNEICYPLTWEERQQERRQLAIRMGKPEDTQFVLFAGRLHPQKDPILLVRSIAALNNPKIHLLIAGDGDLRAEIQTEISRLGLSEQVTMLGAMNQAELAQLQRLSSVFVLTSAYEGLPVVVLEALACGTPIVTTRCGETPNLLTAHSGVVCEERTPVAVADALRQVLQNPGNFPVEACVKAAQPYSASTVVGAIYNDMLRRWEQRTSICQTNREFLTGVSL, encoded by the coding sequence ATGATTAAACCCGTTCTGACCGTCTTCTACCAATTCAACCCTTGGCACAGCAGCATCGGCGGAATCCAAACTGTTATAAAAAATTTTGTCAAGTACGCTCCCAGCGAGTTTGAGGTGCGGTTGGTAGGAACGGGCCACGAAGAGCAGCACCTACGTGTGGGTGAGTGGCACGAAGCAGAACTGGCGGGCAAGGCAATTAAATTTATGCCTTTGTTCAATCTTAAAGATGACAATGTTAGAAGATTAATACCTACAACTATTAAGTACGCAGCTGCCCTGTGCGGTCGTAACCTAGCATCCGACTTCATGCACTTTCACAGGTTGGAACCGACATTAGCAGCGCTAAACTGGCCTGGAGAGAAAGCCCTTTTTATTCATAACGATATAAATAAGCAGATGAATTCTGCGGGCGGGAAAGATGCGATCGCATGGCGGTATCTGCCAGCAGCGTACTTTGCGATCGAACGCCTGGTGCTAGGCCAGTTTTCCCAAATCTTCTCCTGCAATACGGAATCGGCGCAATTATACCGGCAGCGCTACCCAGAGATAGCAGACCGAGTTAGCTACGTAAAAAACACAGTAGACAACGAAATCTGCTACCCATTGACCTGGGAAGAACGCCAGCAGGAAAGACGCCAGCTCGCTATTCGGATGGGTAAACCCGAAGATACGCAGTTCGTGCTATTTGCCGGAAGACTGCATCCCCAGAAAGACCCGATCCTGCTAGTGAGATCGATCGCCGCTCTCAACAATCCCAAAATTCACCTACTCATCGCAGGTGATGGAGATTTGAGAGCAGAAATACAAACAGAGATTTCTCGCTTGGGACTCTCTGAGCAAGTAACAATGCTCGGAGCAATGAACCAAGCAGAACTTGCACAGTTGCAGCGCCTTAGCAGTGTCTTCGTACTGACCAGCGCCTACGAAGGTTTACCAGTAGTCGTTCTCGAAGCACTAGCCTGCGGGACGCCCATAGTGACGACCCGCTGCGGTGAAACCCCAAATCTACTTACCGCCCACAGCGGAGTGGTATGTGAGGAACGCACGCCAGTTGCAGTAGCCGATGCCTTGCGTCAAGTACTGCAAAATCCTGGGAATTTCCCGGTCGAAGCGTGCGTCAAAGCCGCCCAACCTTACAGCGCCAGCACTGTGGTGGGTGCCATCTACAACGATATGCTACGCCGCTGGGAGCAGCGGACATCCATTTGCCAAACTAATCGAGAATTTTTAACAGGGGTTTCACTATGA
- the treZ gene encoding malto-oligosyltrehalose trehalohydrolase, with protein MTQEQSPQRVRIGSHYLGNDRCEFSLWAPTLQEVAVQILSSERRLIPMQQDEEGYWKVTVEGVAPGTLYNYELEGNIERADPASHFQPQGVHGPSEVVEHSTFAWTDKSWSGVPLEEMIIYELHVGTFTDAGTFESMIPRLKDLRELGINAIEIMPVAQFPGERNWGYDGVFPFAVQNSYGGPEAFKKSIDACHQHGISVILDVVFNHIGPEGNYFADFGPYFTKKYSGDWGDAMNFDGQYSDGVRNYFIENALYWFENYHIDGLRLDAIQAILEFGARPFLRELSDAVAEISQKIGRKLYLIAESDLNDVRTIRSREIGGYGIDAQWNDDFHHSLHTLLTGENDRYYQDFGKLAHIEKSYREGFVYSGQYAPHRKRRHGSSSVEEPGYKFVVFSQTHDQIGNRVLAERLSQLVAFEGLKLAAGAVFLSAFVPFLFMGEEYGESAPFFYFISHSDEPLIEIIRKSKAEEFKAFTGRGEMQDPQSPDTFNKCKLNWELRTEGKHQALWELHRQLIQMRQTIPALKKLDKKCLEVSGIEDDKILFLRRWNDDSQIFAILNFNLEDVTFTAAPPVGNWQKILDSSERKWMGSGTSLPDNLEAGKQVTMKPQSFVVYEVK; from the coding sequence ATGACACAAGAGCAATCCCCCCAAAGAGTGAGAATAGGCTCCCATTACTTGGGCAACGATCGTTGTGAATTTAGCCTTTGGGCCCCCACTCTCCAAGAGGTAGCAGTACAAATTCTCTCTTCAGAGAGAAGACTTATTCCCATGCAGCAAGATGAGGAAGGGTACTGGAAAGTAACGGTTGAGGGTGTCGCTCCGGGAACGCTATATAATTACGAACTGGAAGGAAATATTGAAAGAGCCGATCCCGCCTCCCACTTTCAACCCCAAGGGGTACATGGGCCCAGTGAAGTTGTCGAACACAGCACATTTGCTTGGACTGATAAGAGTTGGTCTGGTGTTCCCTTAGAGGAAATGATTATCTACGAGCTGCACGTCGGCACTTTTACCGATGCAGGTACTTTTGAGAGCATGATACCGCGATTGAAAGATCTGCGCGAGTTGGGTATCAATGCGATCGAAATTATGCCGGTCGCGCAATTTCCAGGCGAACGCAACTGGGGATACGATGGTGTCTTTCCCTTTGCCGTCCAAAATTCTTACGGTGGCCCAGAAGCATTCAAAAAATCGATCGATGCTTGTCACCAACATGGCATATCGGTAATTCTCGATGTCGTCTTCAACCACATTGGCCCAGAAGGCAATTATTTTGCAGACTTTGGCCCCTACTTCACCAAAAAATATAGCGGCGATTGGGGTGACGCCATGAACTTTGACGGTCAATACAGCGATGGCGTGCGGAACTACTTTATTGAAAATGCCCTGTATTGGTTTGAAAATTATCATATAGATGGTCTGCGATTGGATGCGATCCAAGCTATTCTAGAGTTTGGTGCCAGACCGTTTTTGCGGGAACTCTCCGACGCCGTTGCCGAGATTTCCCAAAAAATAGGTCGCAAACTTTATCTCATCGCCGAAAGCGATTTAAACGATGTCCGCACCATTCGGTCAAGAGAGATAGGCGGTTATGGTATAGACGCACAATGGAACGACGATTTTCATCACTCGCTGCACACCCTGCTAACGGGTGAAAATGACAGATATTACCAAGATTTCGGCAAGTTAGCGCACATAGAAAAATCTTACCGCGAAGGCTTTGTCTATTCCGGGCAATACGCACCCCACAGAAAACGCCGTCACGGTAGTTCTTCTGTAGAAGAACCGGGATATAAATTTGTCGTTTTTTCCCAAACGCACGACCAAATAGGCAATCGCGTCTTGGCAGAAAGATTGTCGCAGCTTGTTGCTTTTGAAGGTTTGAAATTAGCAGCAGGTGCAGTTTTCCTCTCTGCGTTTGTGCCCTTCCTGTTTATGGGGGAAGAGTACGGGGAATCAGCACCGTTTTTCTATTTTATCAGTCATTCCGATGAGCCGTTGATTGAAATTATCCGCAAAAGCAAAGCAGAAGAATTTAAAGCATTTACAGGACGAGGCGAAATGCAAGACCCTCAAAGTCCTGACACATTCAACAAGTGCAAACTTAACTGGGAACTGCGAACAGAAGGAAAACACCAAGCTTTGTGGGAACTGCATCGCCAACTAATTCAGATGCGCCAAACAATTCCCGCCCTCAAAAAACTCGATAAGAAATGTTTGGAGGTATCTGGCATCGAAGATGACAAAATTTTATTTTTACGTCGCTGGAATGATGATAGCCAGATATTTGCCATCCTAAATTTCAATCTTGAAGATGTCACTTTTACTGCTGCACCGCCTGTAGGTAACTGGCAGAAAATTTTGGATTCTTCCGAGCGCAAGTGGATGGGTTCTGGTACTTCATTGCCTGACAATTTGGAGGCGGGTAAACAAGTTACCATGAAACCTCAAAGTTTTGTGGTGTACGAAGTTAAATGA
- the treY gene encoding malto-oligosyltrehalose synthase, whose product MRIPTATYRFQFHAGFNFEDAKQIVDYLAELGITDIYASPIFKARKGSSHGYDVVDSNQINPELGTREDFEALVSELQAKNMGWVQDIVPNHMAYDSENSLLMDVLENGPDSEYFDYFDINWDHPYEDIKGRVLAPLMGSFYGEALENGEIQLKYDETGLSVNYYNTKLPVRIESYVKFITHSLGQLARELGGRQHPDFIKVLAILYLIKNIPSEVKGKERYDQIAFVKGLLWELYTENPAIKDFVDRNIEFFNGEKGNPESFNQLDTLLSEQFYRLSFWKVGAEEINYRRFFTVNELISVKVEEIKAFRRNHALIFHLVEDGKFTGLRIDHIDGLYDPTEYLKRLRDRTGDLYIAVEKILEQKENLPEYWPIEGTSGYDFLIQVNGIFCQQENEEKFSEIYQKFARANNNYGQLSYEKKRLIVERNLAGDVDNLAQVLKRVSGQSRYGNDFTRFGLQKALSEVLALFPVYRTYINQDGLRESDRIYIKEVMEEARRHVPQLLKELNFIEKVLLLEEEESLTAEQKELRRHFVMRLQQLTGPLMAKGIEDTLFYVYNRLISLNEVGGNPGQFGISVADFHEFNQKQQETWPHKMNATATHDTKRGEDVRARINAISEIPEEWEKQVKAWSEMNRSKKKKMKNRLIPDVNDEYFFYQTLIGTYPFGEVKGTDYHDRMKNFVIKAVREAKVHTAWLRPDSDYENAYMDFVDAVLADEKFLAEIQPFQKTIAQYGIFNSLSQTLLKATAPGVPDFYQGTEFWDLSHVDPDNRRPVNFEERVAVLKEIKEKAEKDILSLIADLVATREDARIKMFLINRILAARNENIELFQSGDYIPLEVTGKFSDRVVAFARKYEDKVAIALTPRFLTSLIKPEEVPLGEQVWEDTRIELPQGMPSAWKDAITAQTIQSNGKVLIGEALQHFPVALLIS is encoded by the coding sequence ATGCGGATTCCTACAGCAACTTACCGATTTCAATTTCATGCCGGATTTAACTTTGAGGATGCCAAGCAAATTGTTGATTATCTGGCGGAATTAGGAATTACCGATATTTACGCTTCGCCAATATTTAAAGCCAGAAAAGGCAGTTCGCACGGCTATGACGTTGTAGACTCGAATCAAATCAACCCAGAACTGGGAACGCGAGAAGATTTTGAAGCGCTAGTCAGCGAATTGCAAGCCAAAAATATGGGATGGGTGCAGGATATTGTGCCCAACCATATGGCTTACGATAGCGAAAATTCGCTGCTGATGGATGTGCTGGAAAATGGCCCCGATTCAGAGTATTTTGACTACTTCGATATTAACTGGGATCACCCTTATGAAGATATCAAAGGACGAGTGCTTGCCCCGTTAATGGGAAGTTTTTATGGAGAAGCTTTGGAGAATGGGGAAATTCAACTTAAATACGATGAAACGGGTTTAAGTGTTAATTACTACAACACAAAATTGCCCGTCAGGATAGAATCTTATGTCAAGTTTATTACGCATAGTTTAGGACAATTAGCAAGGGAATTGGGCGGCAGACAGCATCCTGATTTTATCAAGGTGCTGGCGATTCTTTATCTGATTAAAAACATTCCTTCGGAAGTCAAAGGTAAGGAAAGATATGACCAGATAGCGTTTGTTAAAGGACTTTTGTGGGAACTTTATACAGAGAATCCGGCGATTAAAGATTTTGTCGATCGCAACATCGAATTCTTCAATGGGGAAAAGGGAAATCCAGAAAGCTTTAACCAGCTAGATACTTTGCTGTCAGAGCAATTCTACCGCCTGTCTTTCTGGAAAGTGGGTGCGGAAGAAATTAACTACAGAAGGTTTTTTACCGTTAACGAACTGATTTCAGTCAAAGTAGAAGAAATCAAAGCTTTTCGTCGCAACCACGCTTTGATCTTCCATCTAGTCGAAGACGGAAAATTCACCGGCTTGCGAATCGATCACATTGATGGACTGTACGACCCAACGGAATATCTCAAACGACTCAGAGACAGAACAGGAGATCTTTACATTGCGGTTGAAAAGATTCTCGAACAGAAAGAAAACTTGCCGGAATACTGGCCGATTGAGGGAACGAGCGGCTATGACTTTTTGATCCAAGTAAATGGTATATTCTGTCAACAGGAAAATGAAGAGAAGTTTAGCGAAATATACCAGAAATTTGCCAGAGCGAATAACAATTACGGACAGCTTTCTTATGAGAAAAAGCGGCTGATTGTGGAAAGAAATTTGGCTGGAGATGTCGATAATCTGGCGCAAGTTTTGAAACGAGTATCCGGTCAATCTCGATATGGAAATGACTTTACTCGTTTCGGTTTGCAAAAAGCGCTTTCGGAAGTGCTGGCGCTGTTTCCAGTTTATCGAACTTATATCAATCAGGATGGCTTGCGAGAATCCGATCGCATCTATATTAAAGAAGTGATGGAAGAAGCAAGACGGCACGTACCCCAACTTTTAAAGGAACTCAATTTTATCGAAAAGGTACTGCTGCTGGAAGAAGAAGAATCATTAACAGCAGAACAAAAGGAACTGCGGCGTCACTTCGTTATGCGCCTGCAACAACTGACAGGCCCCTTGATGGCAAAAGGGATTGAAGATACACTTTTTTATGTGTATAATCGACTCATATCTCTGAATGAAGTGGGCGGCAATCCCGGTCAATTTGGCATCTCTGTTGCGGATTTTCACGAATTCAATCAAAAGCAGCAAGAAACTTGGCCTCATAAAATGAATGCGACGGCAACTCACGATACCAAACGAGGCGAAGATGTGCGAGCGAGGATTAATGCGATCTCGGAAATACCGGAAGAATGGGAAAAACAAGTGAAAGCGTGGAGCGAAATGAATCGCTCCAAGAAAAAGAAAATGAAGAATCGCTTGATTCCCGATGTTAATGACGAATACTTCTTTTACCAAACGCTGATCGGAACTTATCCTTTTGGGGAGGTAAAGGGGACTGACTATCACGATCGCATGAAGAATTTCGTCATCAAAGCAGTGCGGGAAGCGAAGGTTCACACGGCATGGTTAAGACCGGATTCCGATTACGAAAATGCTTACATGGATTTTGTTGATGCTGTTTTGGCAGACGAGAAATTTCTGGCAGAAATTCAGCCTTTCCAAAAGACGATCGCGCAATATGGCATTTTCAACTCCCTCTCCCAAACGCTGCTGAAAGCAACCGCTCCCGGTGTGCCAGACTTTTATCAAGGTACGGAATTTTGGGATCTCAGTCACGTCGATCCGGATAATCGCCGTCCGGTTAATTTTGAGGAACGAGTTGCGGTTTTAAAGGAAATTAAAGAGAAGGCGGAGAAAGATATACTGAGTTTGATTGCCGATTTAGTTGCCACGCGAGAAGATGCCAGGATTAAGATGTTTTTGATTAACAGAATTCTGGCGGCGAGAAACGAGAATATCGAACTTTTCCAATCAGGTGATTATATTCCGTTGGAGGTGACTGGAAAGTTTAGCGATCGCGTTGTCGCTTTTGCGAGAAAATATGAGGATAAAGTAGCGATCGCACTCACTCCCCGCTTTTTAACCAGCCTGATTAAACCAGAAGAAGTTCCCCTTGGCGAACAGGTGTGGGAAGATACTCGCATCGAACTGCCGCAGGGAATGCCATCTGCCTGGAAAGATGCCATCACTGCACAAACAATTCAATCTAATGGCAAAGTATTAATTGGGGAAGCTTTGCAACATTTTCCCGTTGCTTTGTTGATTAGCTAA